The following coding sequences are from one Desulfuromonas sp. TF window:
- a CDS encoding lactate utilization protein: MDQHQAAWNETVAERIIANLRKRNMEGSYAATAAQTKEEIVAMIPEGVRVYRGGSMSTIELGFWPALARIPGVEVIDPYRAGLSAEEGLAARRRGLTADVMIASTNAVTLDGRLVNLDGRGNRVSALMFGPEKVILAVGMNKVAPDLESAKARVKHQAAPINAARLGLKTPCAATGLCADCSSPQRICNMWGIIEGHAVKGRIHVKLVGESLGY; this comes from the coding sequence ATGGATCAGCACCAGGCAGCCTGGAATGAAACGGTGGCAGAGAGGATCATTGCCAATCTGCGGAAGCGCAACATGGAAGGAAGCTATGCCGCAACAGCTGCGCAGACGAAGGAGGAGATCGTGGCCATGATTCCGGAAGGCGTCCGAGTGTACCGGGGCGGTTCGATGTCGACCATCGAACTGGGCTTCTGGCCGGCCCTTGCCAGGATTCCTGGAGTGGAGGTGATCGATCCCTATCGCGCCGGGCTCTCGGCCGAGGAGGGGCTGGCGGCTCGTCGCAGGGGACTGACGGCGGATGTCATGATCGCCAGCACCAACGCCGTTACGCTCGATGGCCGGCTGGTCAACCTGGACGGCCGGGGCAATCGGGTCTCCGCCCTGATGTTCGGCCCCGAAAAGGTCATTCTGGCGGTGGGGATGAACAAGGTGGCGCCCGACCTGGAGTCCGCCAAGGCGCGGGTCAAGCACCAGGCGGCGCCGATCAACGCCGCCCGCCTGGGCCTGAAAACTCCCTGCGCAGCGACCGGCCTCTGCGCCGACTGCAGTTCGCCCCAGCGGATCTGCAACATGTGGGGAATCATCGAAGGTCACGCTGTCAAGGGGCGCATTCATGTGAAACTGGTTGGGGAGAGCCTGGGATATTGA
- a CDS encoding ArsR family transcriptional regulator: MAQATRIDPRETRKKIESGEALLVCAYDDEEKCNQMHLEGAMNLQELEEKLAEIPKEKELIFYCA; encoded by the coding sequence ATGGCACAGGCGACACGGATCGATCCGCGCGAGACGCGGAAAAAAATCGAATCCGGTGAAGCTCTTCTCGTGTGCGCCTACGATGACGAGGAAAAATGCAATCAGATGCACCTCGAAGGCGCCATGAACCTGCAGGAACTTGAGGAGAAGCTTGCCGAGATTCCCAAGGAGAAGGAACTGATCTTTTACTGCGCCTGA
- the nifV gene encoding homocitrate synthase, whose translation MDNRKAEQGIVIDDTTLRDGEQTAGVAFTLEERKRIARTLDEIGVGEIECGIPAMGKEEQRSVRALVDLGLNARLITWNRAVIADIRTSIDAGVEAVDISLSVSDIHIERKLRKSRHWVREQLKTALCFAKEHGLYVSVGGEDSSRADLDFLAELMETARSMGADRFRYCDTLGILDPFSTYENIRTLRERVDLPIEVHTHDDLGMATANAVAGIRAGAAFVNTTVNGLGERAGNAALEEVVMALKHACGIHTGIDTRRFRELSRFVGRASRRPVPEWKAVVGEKVFSHESGLHADGVLKDPLNYEGFDPAEVGLGRYLVLGKHSGSHGLRHRLQLLGIEIDPLEAAELLERVRSISQRNKRQVNDQELLTLCRTYRRVA comes from the coding sequence ATGGACAATCGAAAAGCTGAACAGGGAATCGTCATCGACGATACCACCCTGCGCGACGGCGAACAGACCGCCGGGGTGGCCTTCACCCTGGAGGAGCGCAAGCGCATCGCCCGGACGCTCGACGAGATCGGGGTCGGGGAGATCGAGTGCGGCATACCGGCGATGGGGAAAGAGGAGCAGCGAAGCGTTCGGGCCCTGGTCGACCTCGGCCTCAACGCCCGCCTCATTACCTGGAACCGGGCGGTGATCGCCGACATCCGCACCTCCATCGACGCCGGGGTGGAGGCGGTGGACATCTCCCTTTCCGTCTCCGACATCCACATCGAGCGCAAGCTGCGAAAGAGCCGGCACTGGGTCCGGGAGCAGTTGAAAACCGCGCTCTGCTTCGCCAAGGAGCACGGCCTATACGTCTCGGTGGGCGGCGAGGATTCGAGCCGCGCCGATCTCGATTTCCTGGCCGAGCTGATGGAGACCGCCCGTTCGATGGGCGCCGATCGCTTCCGTTACTGCGATACCCTCGGGATCCTCGACCCCTTTTCCACCTACGAGAACATCCGCACCCTGAGGGAGCGGGTCGATCTGCCGATCGAGGTTCACACCCATGACGATCTGGGGATGGCGACCGCCAACGCCGTCGCCGGCATCCGGGCCGGGGCCGCCTTCGTCAATACCACGGTCAACGGCCTGGGAGAGCGGGCGGGCAACGCCGCCCTGGAGGAAGTGGTGATGGCCCTGAAGCATGCCTGCGGCATCCATACCGGCATCGACACGCGCCGCTTTCGGGAGCTCTCCCGGTTCGTCGGCCGGGCCAGCCGGCGTCCGGTTCCGGAATGGAAGGCGGTGGTGGGGGAGAAGGTCTTCTCCCACGAGTCCGGTCTCCATGCCGACGGCGTGCTGAAGGACCCTCTCAATTACGAGGGTTTCGATCCCGCCGAGGTCGGCCTGGGCCGGTACCTGGTCCTGGGCAAGCATTCCGGGAGCCACGGCCTGCGCCACCGTCTGCAACTGCTCGGCATCGAGATCGACCCGCTGGAAGCCGCCGAACTTCTGGAGCGGGTGCGCAGTATCTCCCAGCGCAACAAGCGGCAGGTCAACGATCAGGAACTGCTCACCCTCTGCCGGACGTATCGGCGGGTGGCTTGA
- a CDS encoding response regulator transcription factor, translated as MSIRVLICNHIHLYTEGLRRILDEDQGILVVGLASDDRDYEGLEGLHPDVIIADVACFPKLAGRAKKILLIWAGNGRHPFPPFGDLKTMVDQGLAGILDARTDSGLLRKAVAKVHAGELWVDHQFIYSSLRTDDARTKVPLSRRETEILRHICEGDANKEIAVKLCISEQTVKTHCNHLYKKFGVSNRLQLALSVSSGE; from the coding sequence ATGTCTATCCGGGTTCTGATCTGTAACCACATTCACCTCTACACCGAAGGTCTGCGGCGGATCCTGGATGAGGACCAAGGAATCCTGGTGGTTGGTTTAGCGTCCGATGATCGGGATTATGAGGGCCTGGAGGGACTGCACCCTGACGTGATCATCGCCGACGTTGCCTGTTTCCCCAAGCTGGCCGGTCGTGCGAAAAAGATTCTCCTCATCTGGGCCGGCAATGGCCGCCACCCGTTCCCTCCCTTTGGCGATCTGAAGACGATGGTCGACCAGGGACTGGCGGGAATTCTCGATGCCCGGACCGACTCGGGGCTGCTGCGCAAGGCCGTGGCCAAGGTGCACGCCGGCGAACTTTGGGTCGACCACCAGTTCATTTACAGCTCTCTCCGCACTGATGACGCACGCACAAAAGTCCCTCTCAGCCGGCGCGAGACAGAGATCCTGCGTCACATTTGCGAAGGGGATGCCAACAAAGAGATCGCCGTCAAGCTCTGCATCAGTGAGCAAACGGTCAAGACCCACTGCAATCACCTCTACAAGAAATTCGGTGTTTCCAATCGCCTGCAGCTCGCCTTGTCCGTATCATCCGGCGAGTGA
- a CDS encoding GNAT family N-acetyltransferase, whose product MQISHPTDADWPFFLDWAHREGWRVPANELALFRGPLAECAFVLKERGEPRGFVTAVHHERSGWVGNLIVPADLRGRGCGALLLRHALDILRRRGAEAIWLTASELGRPIYEKLGFRGLDRIRRYTLIVGEEGGGSSPPGGGEELLQGDCRVWGESRPLLHHLARGGFVAASGGTTALLQEGKSMRVIGPWLSRESCPRENRLILTTLLSAAAPGTELAADILESSPAGALLAAVGFAPRGRTDLMVLGPPSGVRLSQLVALASLGSLG is encoded by the coding sequence ATGCAGATTTCACATCCAACCGATGCAGACTGGCCGTTCTTCCTGGATTGGGCGCACCGCGAAGGCTGGCGGGTGCCGGCGAACGAGCTGGCCCTCTTCCGGGGTCCTCTGGCGGAGTGCGCCTTCGTCCTCAAGGAGCGGGGGGAGCCGCGCGGTTTCGTCACCGCGGTCCATCACGAGCGCAGCGGCTGGGTCGGCAACCTGATCGTGCCGGCCGACCTCCGGGGGCGCGGCTGCGGCGCCCTTCTCCTCCGCCACGCCCTGGATATCCTGCGGCGCCGCGGCGCCGAAGCGATCTGGCTGACCGCCTCAGAACTCGGCCGTCCGATCTATGAAAAATTGGGATTTCGGGGGCTGGACAGGATCCGGCGTTACACGCTCATCGTCGGAGAAGAGGGAGGCGGCTCTTCGCCGCCGGGCGGGGGAGAGGAGCTTCTGCAGGGGGACTGCCGGGTATGGGGCGAGTCGCGGCCGCTGCTGCACCATCTGGCCCGGGGCGGTTTCGTCGCGGCCAGCGGCGGAACGACGGCTCTGCTGCAGGAGGGTAAATCGATGCGGGTCATCGGGCCCTGGCTGTCGAGAGAGTCGTGCCCTCGGGAAAACCGGCTGATCCTCACCACCCTGCTGTCGGCGGCGGCGCCGGGGACGGAGCTGGCCGCGGACATCCTCGAATCCTCCCCCGCCGGCGCTCTGCTGGCCGCCGTCGGCTTCGCGCCGCGGGGGCGCACCGACCTGATGGTGCTGGGACCACCCTCCGGTGTTCGACTCTCGCAGCTGGTTGCACTGGCCAGCCTGGGGAGCCTGGGATAG